The following coding sequences lie in one Ornithodoros turicata isolate Travis unplaced genomic scaffold, ASM3712646v1 ctg00001099.1, whole genome shotgun sequence genomic window:
- the LOC135376457 gene encoding eukaryotic translation initiation factor 4E-binding protein 1-like has protein sequence MSAHSPERKMSDSCAIPTRRVLVNDASQLPIDYSSTPGGTIFSTTPGGSRIIYDRGFLMQMRNSPVARTPPKNLPVIPGVTVPGSSPNAKHTTSPVKQVVENGVVQTDAKPTPKPDGSSDEPMFAMDI, from the exons ATGTCCGCACATTCTCCAGAGCGCAAAATGAGTGACAGCTGTGCCATCCCAACGAGGCGCGTACTAGTAAATGATGCAAGTCAGCTGCCCATCGACTACAGCTCAACGCCCGGGGGTACCATTTTCTCCACAACTCCTGGAG GTTCCAGAATTATTTACGACAGAGGCTTCCTGATGCAAATGCGCAACTCTCCAGTGGCGCGCACTCCCCCGAAGAACCTGCCAGTCATCCCGGGGGTGACTGTACCCGGTAGCAGTCCCAACGCAAAGCACACCACATCACCCGTCAAGCAAGTCGTCGAGAATGGTGTCGTGCAGACGGATGCCAAGCCTACACCAAAGCCAG